In Nitrosomonas ureae, the sequence AGAGGCCGGGAAGGGCGTGTTTGGCGATGCGGTTTTGGTAACGGACTGTTGTTCTCAATATGTTGGCGTTTTGAAAAAGGAGTATCTAATTTATCAGGTTTGAGTTTAGTCGTCGGTATTGCAATTTTAAGAGTTTTAAGATCTTATGCTATTCAAAATATCAACATAAAATGGCCAAATGATATTCTGTGCAATTTTCATAAATTAGCTGGAATTTTAATAGAAATTCGCGGTGAAGTGTGTGGGCCATCATACGCGATAATAGGCATCGGAATAAATTTTAATCTTTCTAAATCAATCATACCTTTGATAAATCAGAGAGCTACTGATTTATCAAGTGTAACTGGTGATTTAATAAATCGAAACCAGGTATTAGGCAGGCTATTATCAGAACTATATAATGTTCTTGACGAGTTCGCATACTATGGTTTCTCTTCTTTTAAAAAAGAATGGATTAGTTATCATTCTTACGAAGGATGTGAAGTTGATTTGATCTTTCCAAATGGCTTAGCAATAACAGGTATAGTTGACGGAGTAACAGATGATGGTGCCATCTGCTTGTTAACCCTTGAAGGAAAGAAATCATTTAATATAGGTAACATTGCGATCCGATCTAGGATTCACTAAGAATTCATGTCCTCTATACTTGCCATTGATTCTGGAAATTCGAATATAAAATGGGGATTGTATAGTGATAATCAATGGCTAAAACAAGGTAATGTATTTTACAAGAATGTTTCTATTCTGGAAAACGAATTCATAAAACTCTCGCAGCCGACTTTCGTTATTATTTCTCATGTTGCTCGTGATGAAACTAAAAATCAAATAAATAACTTAGTTTCTCACTGGTCCACGAAACCACAATGGTTATGTGCTAGTAGGTTTAGATGTAGTGTGATTAACGGTTATACTAATCCAAGTCAGTTAGGAAGTGATCGTTGGGCAGCTTTAATTGCTGCTTGGGAAATTGAGAAGAAGCCCTGCCTAGTTATTAGCACTGGGACTGCAGTGACAATTGATGTTCTTTCGAAATCTGGAAAATTTCTTGGTGGGGTTATACTGCCTGGATTTCATTTAATGACTAAAAGTCTTCTGGCTGGCACTCACCTTGCTAGTATTGAATTGGGTAGCTACGAAGATTTTCCTGTCAATACCGATAATGCGATACAAACCGGAATATTGCATTGCATACTAGGCGCTATTGATCGGATGTACAATCTTTTGTTATCAAATGCAAATCTTGTTTCTGCCAATTGTATCATAAGTGGCGGAAATGCTTCATTATTAATCCCTTTTTTTAAACTTCCAATTAAAGTTATTAATAATTTAGTGTTAGAAGGTTTGATAATAGTTGCTAATGACGCGTTAAAAAATTCAGAATCTAATTTCTTGCTATAAATATGCCTCACTTATTGAATGCGACTTTTTATACTTCTGCCCATGAGAGATGGGATTTACCAAAGCATTCCGGCATTGAAATCGCGTTTTCTGGACGATCAAATGCCGGGAAATCAAGCGTTATCAATACACTAACTAATAGAAATCACTTGGCTTTTGTTAGTAAGACACCAGGACGCACACAACTAATCAATTTTTTTCAATTAGCATCAAATCAATTTCTCGTTGACTTACCTGGATATGGTTACGCTAAAGTTCCAGAGCATGTGCGGCAACACTGGAAAAGCTTATTAAGCAACTATTTGCAAACTCGTACCTCACTAAGGGGGTTGATATTAGTAATGGATATTCGTCATCCTCTGAAACCTCATGATATTCAAATGCTTGACTGGTTCTCATCTACAGGAAAAGTAATTCATATTTTATTAACCAAAGCTGACAAACTGAGTAAAATGCGAGCAAATATTACTTTACAGAAAGTAGCTCTATTTCTAAAGGAATTTTATCCGCAATGTAGTGTGCAACTATTTTCAAGTATAACAAATATTGGTGTTGATGATGCAATGACTGTTATAACTGAATGGCTGCGCATAAATTAATATGCTATATGATAATTAGATACAATTATCAGAGTCGATATAAAAAACCCCGGTTAAAGGGGAGTAAAACCGGGGGAACCGCCTTAATATCACTTTCCCTGCCTCAGGGAGGAAAGACAGGGGGACGATCAAGATTGTCCACTTGTGAGACACTCAATCTACGAGTCAGTTCCCAGATGACTTTTTAATTTATCACATTTGCTATTATGTTCCCCTATAGTCATTTTCCTCAAAGAAGAATGCGTCGAATGCGACACGATAAGTTCTCTCGTAATTTGATGCGAGAAGCCCATCTTCTGCCAAATGATTTTATTTATCCGGTTTTTGTTTTAGATGGAAAGAAACGTAGTGAAAATATCGAATCAATGCCTGGGGTAGTGAGACAGAGTGTTGATATTTTAATGGTTCAGGCAGAGAGATGTATGCGCCTTGGTATTCCAGCTCTTGCTATTTTTCCAGTTATAGATATTGAGCAGAAAAATCTAACTGCTAGCGAGGCATATAATCCTGACGGACTTGTGCCGCGAACAATAAAACAGCTAAAGACTAGCTTTCCTGAGTTGGGAATAATTACCGATATTGCTTTGGATCCATATACAATTCACGGTCAAGATGGTTTGATCGATCAGTCTGGTTATGTGATGAATGATGAAACAGTACAGGTTCTTTGTCAGCAAGCATTGGTCCATGCTCAGGCAGGTGCAGATATCGTCGCACCCTCGGACATGATGGATGGGCGTATTTCCGCAATTAGAAATAGTTTAGACAATCATAAACTTATTCATACGCGCATTCTAGCCTATTCTGCTAAGTACGCTTCGAGTTTTTATGGTCCATTTCGCGATGCTGTGGGATCCTCCAAGAATCTAGGTACTGGTAACAAATATACTTATCAAATGGATCCTGCGAATTCCGATGAAGCGTTATGGGAGGTTGGATTAGATTTGGATGAAGGAGCTGATATGGTAATGATTAAACCGGGTATGCCTTATTTAGATATCATTCGCCGTGTCAAAGATCAGTTTGGAGCACCAACATTTGTTTATCAAGTTAGTGGTGAGTATGCAATGCTCAAAGCCTCTGTGATCAACGGTTGGTTAAATGAAGAATCTTGTGTATTGGAGTCATTGCTTGCTTTTAAGCGCGCGGGGGCGGACGGAATTCTAACTTATTATGCTGTCGAAGCGGCTGAATGGCTTAGAAATTTAGAATAATTGATCTTTGACATCTCTTGTTACTTTGGGTGCAAACTCAATAGAGTTATCGATCATAGGAGGAAGCAATTCACTAAAGAAATATTCTGTAATGTCTCCATACTCATCTCTAAGTCCTGTGGCTGAGTTTATTTTTGCTGCTTTAACTCCATTAGGTAGCGAATTCGCAGTTATTGGAATGCCCTTTAAAACTGGATCCATATAATCCATCCAGAGAGGTAATGCAACACGTCCGCCAGTTTCATTGCTGCCTAACGGTTTGGGTTCGTCATATCCTATCCATGCGATAGTAACTAAATCTTTCTGATAACCGCAAAACCAAGCATCTATAAAATTACTGGTAGTGCCCGTTTTTCCTGCGAGGTCGCTACGTCCCAACTGTTTAGCTTTAACAGCTGTGCCACGGTTAATCACGTCTTGCATCATACTTGTCATAATAAATGCATTACGTGGATCAATGACTCGTTTGGCGCCACTTGATACTGATATGGGATGAAACTGTTCAATGACGTTACCTTTTTCATCTTCAATACTTTTTATAAAGTATGGAGCAACACGGAATCCGCCATTCGCAAATACCGCATAACCCACGGCCATCTGCATCGGTGTGACTGAACCTGCTCCAAGCGCCATTGGTAAATAAGGAGGGTGGCGTTCCGCATCAAAACCAAATCGAGTTATATAGTCTTGTGCGTAGCGTATGCCAATAGCTTGTAATATTCGGATAGATGCAAGATTTTTTGATTTAGTCAAGGCGGTTCGCATACGTATGGGCCCCTCAAATTTACCATCGAAATTTTTCGGTTCCCATAACTGGCTTCCAGTCTGAGTGGCACTGAATGAGAGTGGTGCATCATTGATGATCGTCGCCGGAGTGAAGTCTTTTTCCAAGGCCGCGGAGTAAATGAAAGGCTTGAAGCTGGATCCAGGCTGTCGCCATGCTTGAGTGACGTGATTAAATTGATTCTTATAAAAATCAAAGCCACCGACCAAAGCACGTATTGCGCCATCGTTGGAATCAATTGAAACCAATGCTGATTCAACTTCAGGCAGTTGAACAATACGCCATACATTGTTAGGATTTTTCTGAATACGGATCAATGCACCAGGAATGATATATTTTTTCCCAGGCTCTTTTTTCTCAGTAAGGAATTTTTGTACAAAATTAAGCCCATCACCAGTGATTTCGATGATTTCTCCTCCTCTACGATAGGCTTGTACTTTATTTGGTTTTGCAGTCAATACAACTGCTGCATAAATATCGTCACTGTCGTTAATTTCATCCAACGCATCATTCAGTGTCTTTTCTTGGTTAGTTCCATTCTTCAGTAAATCAATAAATCCTTCAGGACCTCGATAACCCCAACGCCGGTCGTATTCGATTACATTTTTTCGTAGAGCCTGATAAGCAGATTCTTGATCAAGTTGACGGATTGTTGTGTAGACCTTTATGCCTTTATTATATGCATCTTCCTGGTATCGATCATAGATGACTTGGCGAACCATCTCGGCAACATATTCTGCCGGCATTGCGGAGGTTGTTGAACGTTTTTTTACTGCAACGGATTGTTTTTCTAATTCGCTTAGTTCTTTACTAGAAATGTAATTAAGTTTATATAATCTTCCTAAGACGTAAAGTTGCCGACTTTTAGCTCGCTTAGGATTACTGATAGGATTATAACTGGAGGGTGCTTTAGGAAGACCTGCCAGCATGGCGGCTTCTCCAATATTAATTTCCTGTAAAGATTTTCCGAAATATGTTTGCGCTGCAGCTGCAAAGCCATAGCTACGCTGTCCTAGATAGATTTGGTTGATGTAAAGCTCCAAAATTTTATCTTTAGTAAGATTATGCTCAATCTTAAAAGCCAATAGTGTTTCACTAAGCTTTCTGGTAAAAGTCTTTTCTCTTGTCAGAAAAAAATTGCGTGCCACTTGCATTGTTATCGTGCTGGCACCTTGTCGTACACTCCCTGCAGAAAAATTTGAATAGGCTGCTCGTAGAACGCCAAGATAGTCGACACCACCGTGTTCATAAAAACGATCATCCTCTGCTGCCAGAATTGATTGTTTTAGATTTTCTGGAACTTGAGAAATGGTTACAACGTTTCTACGCTCTGCACCAAATTCTCCGATTAATAGACCTTCATCACTGTATATCCGTAAGGGAATTTTAGGACGGTAATCCGTTAACGTTTCCAGCGATGGTAAGTTTGAATAGATAACCAATGCAGCAAAGCCTGCTAATAGGATTCCAATCAGGCCTAGTGCCGAGAATGCAAGGAAAAAATAATATAACCAACGAGCTAACATGAAAATAGATAGGGGCTTATCATATAATGGTATTGTCGATTTACCCAGTGAAAGGGGGGGTATAACCAGCGCTTTTCTTTGAATAGGATTTTACAGATTCTGTCAGAATCAATGCCAGTTTTTTCAATCTGGTGAATAGTTTCATCGAATTTATGAGGACAATAAAGATTTTACATATTCTGGCTCTGATAGGGCAACTTTTAATTTGCGAGTATCGCCGCTAATCAAACAATGTTCAAGGAAAATTTTACTATTGATCTGGGCTTCTTAAAAATGAAGTCTTCGCCATTGATCGGTGTGGACATCAGCTCCTCATCGATAAAAATGGTTGAGTTATCACTAACTGGTAAAGGAAGCCAAACTTATCGGATAGATCGCTATGTTATAGAGTCTTTGCCGGTAGATGCAATGCTGGATGGTGGAATTGCCAATATGGAAGCAGTGAGTGAAGGCATACTACGTGGCTGGAAGCGGATGGGAACTCGCTATAAAAATGTAGCATTGGCGTTGCCTACAACAGATGTAATTACAAAAAAAATAATTGTTCCGGCGGGGCAGCGGGAAGATGATTTAATTTTTCAAGTGGAAAATGAGGCCAGCCAATATATTCCATTTCCATTAGATGAGGTTGATCTGGATTTTCAAATCACCAGATCAATTTCCGATAGTTCAGAGGAAGTTGAAGTTCTAATTGCAGCATCACGTAAGGAGAAAGTCGAAGATCGTGTGGCAGCAGCGCTATCTGCCGGTTTAAAGGCCACGGTCATGGATGTGGAACCATATGCGGCGCAAGCAGCGTTTGAGTTAACGCTGAATCAATTGCCAGGAGGGGGGAAAGACCAGATAATCGCATTGGTTGATATCGGTGCAACGGTCATGAAAGTTAATGTGCTGCTCAATGGGGAATCAATATATTCCCGGGATCAATCCTTTGGTGGCAATCAACTAACACAAGAAATACATAATCAATTTAACCTCTCTCTGGAAGAATCTGAAGCAGCCAAGCGTAGCGGAGAGTTGCCTAAGAACTATCAAGTGGATGTTTTGCAACCATTCTGCGAGACATTGGCCATCGAAGTGATGCGCGCCATTCAGTTTTTTTATACCTCCACGCAATATACTGAAGTGAACTATATTTTCATAGCGGGGGGAAGTGCAGTCATTCCCGGACTGGATGCGATTATTGCAGCACGGACGCAAGTCAGCACTCTGATTCTGAATCCTTTTGCAACTATGGAATTGTCGAGTCGTATTATCCCACGGCAATTGAACCTCGATGCACCTTCCCTTTTGATTGCTTGCGGTCTGGCTTTAAGAAATTTTGATCCATCATGATTCGTATTAACTTACTGCCTCATCGTGAACTTAAACGTAAAGCAAGACAGCAGCAAATCGCAGTGCTGGCCGGAATGGTCGGATTTTTAGGTTTGCTTGTAGTTTGGGGTGTTCATGACATGATTGCTGAAAAAATAGAATTTCAGAATAGCCGTAATCAATACTTAAATGAGCAGGTTGCGATTTTGGATAAAGAGATTGCAGAGATCCGAGAAATTAAGAATCAGACACAAGAGCTGCTAACACGTAAACAAATCGTGGAGACCTTGCAAAACAGTCGATCCGAGGTTGTTTATTTACTGGATCAATTGGTACGGCTGCTTCCCGATGGCGTATATCTGCAAAGTATCAAACAAGAGGGGCATAACATTACTTTAGTTGGATATGCGCAATCCAATGCATGGGTATCGACACTGATGCGCAATCTTGAATCTTCACCATGGCTTGAGTCGCCATTATTGATAGAAATCAAAGCAATGACGATCAATAATGTGCGTCAAAATGAATTCAATATGAAAATAAAACTCAAGCAAGCATCAGTCAATGATGTGCAAAATTCTTCTTTTAATGCCGCCGGATAGAATACATACAAGCTGAGATGAATAATTTACTCATAGAATTGCGTCAGCTAGATATTAATCAAGCTGGGAATTGGCCGGCGGTATTTAAGATTGCCGCATTGGTAATATTATTTGTTGCGATCATCGTGGCAGGGCATTTTCTGGTTTGGCAAGATCAGATCGAAACGCTGAGAAATATACATGCTGAAGAAGAAACGCTAAAAAACACTTACCTGGTTAAGAAAAATAGTGCTGTCAATCTATCTGCTTTGCGTTTGCAGTTGAAAGAAATTGAGCAATCTCTTAGTGCGTTGTTAAAACAGCTTCCTGATAAATCGGAAATGGAAGCGCTATTGGTGGATATTAATCAAGCTGGCTTAGGTCGTGGCTTGCAGTTTGAATTATTTAAGCCCGATGCGCAGGAAACGATTCATGCATTTTATGCCGAGTTGCCAGTGTCAATCCGAGTGACCGGCAGTTATCATGATATTGGTGCATTTGCCAGTGATGTTGCGCAATTGTCACGAATTGTCACGCTAAATGACGTTAGCATTTTGCCTGCGAATGATGGGAAGCTGGTATTGGATGCGGTTGCAAAGACATTTCGTTATCTGGACGAGGAAGAAATATTAAAGCAGACGGGAAGCAAATAAATTATGATTAAAAACATATATCTGCTAGTATTATCTATAATTTGGTTGAGCATGATAACTGGGTGCAGTCAGAATGATTACAGCGATCTGGAAGCGTTTGTACATAGCTCGGGGGAGGGCTTGCAAGGTAAGATCGATCCATTGCCTGAAGTTATTCCATATAAATCTTTTACTTATCAGGCATTTGATATACCTAGCCCTTTTGTGCCACGCAAAAATAATCAGGTACAGGCGCTTACAAGTGAAATTCAACCTGATTTGAATCGGCGTAAGGAGTTTCTGGAATCCTATCCGCTGGAGAATTTATCTATGGTTGGCTCATTACAACAGAAAGATATGATATT encodes:
- a CDS encoding biotin--[acetyl-CoA-carboxylase] ligase produces the protein MLILLNDGMYHSVNSLAKYFGCSLASIYFLVIQLQKYNVDVVNIDGYGIRLNKPIVWLDAELITRYISIESEKLELRLFDIIVSTNNYLLSQLKRNALIKDSTSVAVAEFQTNGRGREGRVWRCGFGNGLLFSICWRFEKGVSNLSGLSLVVGIAILRVLRSYAIQNINIKWPNDILCNFHKLAGILIEIRGEVCGPSYAIIGIGINFNLSKSIIPLINQRATDLSSVTGDLINRNQVLGRLLSELYNVLDEFAYYGFSSFKKEWISYHSYEGCEVDLIFPNGLAITGIVDGVTDDGAICLLTLEGKKSFNIGNIAIRSRIH
- a CDS encoding type III pantothenate kinase; the encoded protein is MSSILAIDSGNSNIKWGLYSDNQWLKQGNVFYKNVSILENEFIKLSQPTFVIISHVARDETKNQINNLVSHWSTKPQWLCASRFRCSVINGYTNPSQLGSDRWAALIAAWEIEKKPCLVISTGTAVTIDVLSKSGKFLGGVILPGFHLMTKSLLAGTHLASIELGSYEDFPVNTDNAIQTGILHCILGAIDRMYNLLLSNANLVSANCIISGGNASLLIPFFKLPIKVINNLVLEGLIIVANDALKNSESNFLL
- the yihA gene encoding ribosome biogenesis GTP-binding protein YihA/YsxC; translation: MPHLLNATFYTSAHERWDLPKHSGIEIAFSGRSNAGKSSVINTLTNRNHLAFVSKTPGRTQLINFFQLASNQFLVDLPGYGYAKVPEHVRQHWKSLLSNYLQTRTSLRGLILVMDIRHPLKPHDIQMLDWFSSTGKVIHILLTKADKLSKMRANITLQKVALFLKEFYPQCSVQLFSSITNIGVDDAMTVITEWLRIN
- the hemB gene encoding porphobilinogen synthase, whose product is MFPYSHFPQRRMRRMRHDKFSRNLMREAHLLPNDFIYPVFVLDGKKRSENIESMPGVVRQSVDILMVQAERCMRLGIPALAIFPVIDIEQKNLTASEAYNPDGLVPRTIKQLKTSFPELGIITDIALDPYTIHGQDGLIDQSGYVMNDETVQVLCQQALVHAQAGADIVAPSDMMDGRISAIRNSLDNHKLIHTRILAYSAKYASSFYGPFRDAVGSSKNLGTGNKYTYQMDPANSDEALWEVGLDLDEGADMVMIKPGMPYLDIIRRVKDQFGAPTFVYQVSGEYAMLKASVINGWLNEESCVLESLLAFKRAGADGILTYYAVEAAEWLRNLE
- a CDS encoding penicillin-binding protein 1A, with amino-acid sequence MLARWLYYFFLAFSALGLIGILLAGFAALVIYSNLPSLETLTDYRPKIPLRIYSDEGLLIGEFGAERRNVVTISQVPENLKQSILAAEDDRFYEHGGVDYLGVLRAAYSNFSAGSVRQGASTITMQVARNFFLTREKTFTRKLSETLLAFKIEHNLTKDKILELYINQIYLGQRSYGFAAAAQTYFGKSLQEINIGEAAMLAGLPKAPSSYNPISNPKRAKSRQLYVLGRLYKLNYISSKELSELEKQSVAVKKRSTTSAMPAEYVAEMVRQVIYDRYQEDAYNKGIKVYTTIRQLDQESAYQALRKNVIEYDRRWGYRGPEGFIDLLKNGTNQEKTLNDALDEINDSDDIYAAVVLTAKPNKVQAYRRGGEIIEITGDGLNFVQKFLTEKKEPGKKYIIPGALIRIQKNPNNVWRIVQLPEVESALVSIDSNDGAIRALVGGFDFYKNQFNHVTQAWRQPGSSFKPFIYSAALEKDFTPATIINDAPLSFSATQTGSQLWEPKNFDGKFEGPIRMRTALTKSKNLASIRILQAIGIRYAQDYITRFGFDAERHPPYLPMALGAGSVTPMQMAVGYAVFANGGFRVAPYFIKSIEDEKGNVIEQFHPISVSSGAKRVIDPRNAFIMTSMMQDVINRGTAVKAKQLGRSDLAGKTGTTSNFIDAWFCGYQKDLVTIAWIGYDEPKPLGSNETGGRVALPLWMDYMDPVLKGIPITANSLPNGVKAAKINSATGLRDEYGDITEYFFSELLPPMIDNSIEFAPKVTRDVKDQLF
- a CDS encoding pilus assembly protein PilM, whose product is MFKENFTIDLGFLKMKSSPLIGVDISSSSIKMVELSLTGKGSQTYRIDRYVIESLPVDAMLDGGIANMEAVSEGILRGWKRMGTRYKNVALALPTTDVITKKIIVPAGQREDDLIFQVENEASQYIPFPLDEVDLDFQITRSISDSSEEVEVLIAASRKEKVEDRVAAALSAGLKATVMDVEPYAAQAAFELTLNQLPGGGKDQIIALVDIGATVMKVNVLLNGESIYSRDQSFGGNQLTQEIHNQFNLSLEESEAAKRSGELPKNYQVDVLQPFCETLAIEVMRAIQFFYTSTQYTEVNYIFIAGGSAVIPGLDAIIAARTQVSTLILNPFATMELSSRIIPRQLNLDAPSLLIACGLALRNFDPS
- a CDS encoding PilN domain-containing protein, which produces MIRINLLPHRELKRKARQQQIAVLAGMVGFLGLLVVWGVHDMIAEKIEFQNSRNQYLNEQVAILDKEIAEIREIKNQTQELLTRKQIVETLQNSRSEVVYLLDQLVRLLPDGVYLQSIKQEGHNITLVGYAQSNAWVSTLMRNLESSPWLESPLLIEIKAMTINNVRQNEFNMKIKLKQASVNDVQNSSFNAAG
- a CDS encoding type 4a pilus biogenesis protein PilO, whose product is MNNLLIELRQLDINQAGNWPAVFKIAALVILFVAIIVAGHFLVWQDQIETLRNIHAEEETLKNTYLVKKNSAVNLSALRLQLKEIEQSLSALLKQLPDKSEMEALLVDINQAGLGRGLQFELFKPDAQETIHAFYAELPVSIRVTGSYHDIGAFASDVAQLSRIVTLNDVSILPANDGKLVLDAVAKTFRYLDEEEILKQTGSK
- a CDS encoding pilus assembly protein PilP; the encoded protein is MITGCSQNDYSDLEAFVHSSGEGLQGKIDPLPEVIPYKSFTYQAFDIPSPFVPRKNNQVQALTSEIQPDLNRRKEFLESYPLENLSMVGSLQQKDMIFAVIKSPDGALYRVKVGNYLGSNFGKINHISESEIKLSEIVQDGVNEWIERTSVLTLKN